One Terriglobales bacterium DNA segment encodes these proteins:
- a CDS encoding DUF3891 family protein has translation MILRPLAPRPPGDHPLSAWQAVEATQKDPGAECWLIAQPDHASLAGDLAAHLAPQHFPGLDQAVRQAIALHDEGWGPLDAAAFAAPRRPASFIDETPPTFIEAWTASIDRSQQVAPIGGVIVSQHFCRLADFRLNSRKDTPDDTRLLLGFLTAEDRRRRSLLPACSGRDPGFLTDVLQFCDVLSLYLCCGAEDSVTFPQRFTGREVRLERLRTRDQAAICRFSPAILDGTTELAVGARRWPGPGQSRPFLFVLE, from the coding sequence ATGATCCTGCGCCCGCTCGCCCCGCGCCCGCCAGGTGATCATCCGCTGTCGGCCTGGCAGGCGGTGGAAGCCACCCAGAAGGACCCCGGCGCGGAATGCTGGCTCATCGCCCAGCCCGACCACGCCTCCCTGGCCGGCGACCTGGCGGCGCATCTCGCTCCCCAGCACTTCCCCGGCCTCGACCAGGCGGTGCGGCAGGCCATCGCGCTGCACGACGAAGGCTGGGGCCCCCTCGACGCCGCCGCCTTCGCTGCTCCCCGCCGCCCCGCCTCCTTCATCGACGAGACTCCGCCCACCTTCATTGAGGCCTGGACCGCTTCCATCGACCGCTCCCAGCAGGTCGCGCCCATCGGCGGGGTCATCGTCAGCCAGCACTTCTGCCGCCTGGCCGACTTTCGCCTCAATTCGCGCAAGGACACGCCCGACGACACCCGCCTGCTCCTCGGCTTTCTCACCGCCGAAGACCGTCGCCGCCGCTCCCTGCTGCCGGCATGTTCCGGCCGCGATCCCGGATTCCTGACCGACGTCCTCCAGTTCTGCGACGTCCTCTCGCTCTACCTCTGCTGCGGCGCCGAAGACAGCGTCACCTTCCCGCAACGCTTTACCGGCCGGGAGGTCCGCCTGGAACGCCTGCGCACCCGCGACCAGGCCGCCATCTGCCGCTTCTCCCCTGCCATCCTCGATGGGACCACTGAGCTTGCGGTAGGGGCCCGGCGCTGGCCTGGCCCCGGGCAGTCCCGCCCATTCCTCTTCGTGCTGGAGTAA
- a CDS encoding DUF488 family protein gives MTVKLKRAYAKPSVSDGVRVLVDRLWPRGLTKEKALIDHWLRDLAPSDKLRRWYHARPSQWVLFRKRYLEELCTAAASRALEELYRLAGASRTLTLVFSSRNEEHNNAVVLRDLLQGMRKPPSSSGPARAAASGRVRRRARRP, from the coding sequence ATGACGGTCAAGCTCAAGCGCGCTTACGCGAAGCCTTCGGTCTCCGACGGCGTGCGCGTCCTGGTGGACCGGCTCTGGCCCCGCGGCCTGACCAAAGAAAAGGCCCTGATCGACCACTGGCTGCGCGACCTGGCGCCTTCCGACAAGTTGCGCCGCTGGTATCACGCCCGTCCCTCCCAATGGGTGCTCTTCCGCAAGCGCTACCTTGAGGAACTTTGCACGGCGGCCGCCTCGCGCGCGCTGGAGGAATTGTACCGGCTGGCGGGCGCCTCCCGGACCCTCACCCTTGTCTTCTCCTCCCGGAACGAAGAGCACAACAATGCCGTCGTGCTTCGTGACCTGCTGCAAGGGATGCGCAAGCCTCCCTCCAGCTCCGGGCCGGCGCGCGCCGCCGCCAGCGGACGGGTCCGCCGCCGCGCCCGGCGGCCCTGA
- a CDS encoding cytochrome c, producing the protein MREKILSAAVALLVCAGIVGCTEPKPKSDAELGLTPQQAAGRRVYDLRCLACHAAYSRSGKNGPSLKGIYGKPYFPSGTPANDERMTDIILLGRPMMPAFRNQLTKQELDDLLAYLHTL; encoded by the coding sequence ATGCGAGAGAAAATCCTCAGCGCGGCGGTGGCCTTGCTGGTGTGCGCCGGCATCGTGGGTTGCACGGAGCCGAAGCCCAAGAGCGACGCGGAGCTGGGCCTGACGCCGCAGCAGGCGGCCGGCCGGCGCGTCTATGACCTGCGCTGCCTCGCCTGCCACGCGGCGTACTCGCGCTCAGGCAAGAATGGGCCGTCGCTGAAGGGCATCTACGGCAAGCCTTACTTTCCCAGCGGCACGCCCGCGAACGACGAGCGGATGACGGACATCATCCTGCTGGGACGCCCGATGATGCCGGCCTTCCGCAACCAGCTGACGAAACAGGAACTGGACGATCTGCTGGCATACTTGCACACCTTATAG